The Vicia villosa cultivar HV-30 ecotype Madison, WI linkage group LG1, Vvil1.0, whole genome shotgun sequence genome includes a region encoding these proteins:
- the LOC131603270 gene encoding acyl carrier protein 1, chloroplastic-like, with product MASVTGTSFSVTAFKQSPVLGVGARFSNANSVSLSIKGRAFPSLTLQSRVHRFQVTCAAKPETVTKVSDIVKKQLALADGTEVNGESKFSALGADSLDTVEIVMGLEEEFGISVEEESAQAITTVQEAADMIEKLLESKTA from the exons ATGGCCTCCGTCACAGGAACTTCATTTTCCGTCACCGCATTCAAACAATCACCG GTACTCGGTGTTGGTGCTAGATTCTCTAACGCGAATTCAGTTTCTCTTTCGATTAAAGGAAGAGCGTTTCCTTCACTTACATTGCAATCTAGGGTACATCGATTTCAAGTTACATGTGCA GCCAAACCAGAAACTGTAACTAAGGTCAGTGACATTGTTAAAAAACAATTGGCCTTGGCAGATGGGACCGAGGTTAATGGAGAGTCCAAATTTTCTGCCCTTGGAGCTGATTCTCTCGACACG GTTGAGATTGTGATGGGACTTGAGGAGGAGTTTGGTATCAGTGTTGAAGAAGAAAGTGCCCAGGCCATTACCACTGTCCAAGAGGCAGCAGATATGATTGAGAAGCTTCTTGAAAGCAAGACTGCTTAA
- the LOC131631868 gene encoding chromatin structure-remodeling complex protein SYD gives MATPQSVEMEAAKFLHKLIQDSKDEPAKLATKLYVILQHMKSSGKENSMPYQVISRAMETVINQHGLDIEALKSSRLPLTGGPQIGSSSQAVGGANDSRAGLAENEAPKMEPFAAGRPPIAPTGGAPDYYQGTVAQRSNQSFDQGSPTSMDSRSANSQSQDRQVNQKDGKKAIPKRKRGDSTSPGEMHVDSSSPIEPHNAGVKTRKGKMTKAEPSDGIQAKSGEVTNFHVAPNNSQMDNVPTFSGNMKTMLRANPEGHLLLAKQTDLTKIGNPMARPPNSKYPDDVEVSSAHITPGKQQGAYARVHGGMAVPANVSAMNEPVISGSMQYGGPLDRDGGSSTTLSDGHKISQTGRQNSGSEMTMLRQGVHPRDTGKSPVPAAAAPSAMPFKENQLKQLRAQCLVFLAFRNGLPPKKLHLDVAFGTFFSREDGSNKDLNEPKGKSQSFNEPGNTPGVIVPFGSSSNLRQTDKNPSGSSSAGKFLEAESLSKGTESPRLLEDKGNLHSDTQTPSEDRKYLAAKRDVERRNQERMAAQSSSATPYQQKDSSNTRGIIVGNSHLNDSDNGIPIAGRANQHSALGPNNWVGSNPHISPIQHELPIERRENIPSQFQNVSNNSGAWNHNSINQLTSYPLKEHWKPVPGIDSNSHGVTMMKDGNVLGKNISAEQGGNERLVSADFPSSKRFTMSERWIMDRQKKRLLDGQNWVQKQQKAKERMTKCYHKLKENVSSCEDISAKTKSVIELKKLQLLELQRRLRSDFLNDFSKPITNEMEHLKSIKKHRHGRRVKQLEKYEQKMKEERQKRIRERQKEFFSEIEVHKEKLDDVFKIKRERSKGIIKYVKEFHKKKERIHRERIDRIQREKINLLKINDVEGYLRMVQDAKSDRVKQLLKATEKYLQKLGSKLQEAKNTAGRLGLDVDEAGSTNFLENSETTLVDEDESDQAKHYMESNEKYYKMAHSVKESIAEQPSILHGGKLREYQMNGLRWLVSLYNNHLNGILADEMGLGKTVQVISLICYLMETKNDRGPFLVVVPSSVLPGWESEINFWAPSIHKIVYAGPPDERRRLFKERIIHQKFNVLLTTYEYLMNKHDRPKLSKVHWHYIIIDEGHRIKNASCKLNADLKHYQSSHRLLLTGTPLQNNLEELWALLNFLLPNIFNSSEDFSQWFNKPFESTGDNSPDEALLSEEENLLIINRLHQVLRPFVLRRLKHKVENQLPSKIERLIRCEASSYQKLLMKRVEDNLGAIGTLKARSVHNSVMELRNICNHPYLSQLHTEEVDNYIPKHYLPPIIRLCGKLEMLDRLLPKLKATDHRVLFFSTMTRLLDVMEEYLTSKQYRYLRLDGHTSGGDRGALIDLFNKPDSPYFIFLLSIRAGGVGVNLQAADTVILFDTDWNPQVDLQAQARAHRIGQKRDVLVLRFETVQTVEEQVRASAEHKLGVANQSITAGFFDNNTSAEDRREYLESLLRECKKEEDAPVLDDDALNDVLARSESELDVFESVDRDRKEHELVTWKKLVLEHATDGSDVIPPLPSRLVTEEDLKQFNEAMKIYDDVPKGEVDSNGVKRKRGGLGGPDTQHYGRGKRAREVRSYEEQWTEEEFEKMCQTETSDSPKVKEEEMSHQTNASSSVVSATISQPSSTVPQPAATVPQPAATVPPPAGTVTQPAALPPLAPKLPSVETLPVHHVKEIAPPAKRGRGRPKRNAPVKSPAALVSPVTSGIVEVDMQLQKGNKSGHLTSSAPDSVGHSAEVTGVSRLMPQSTTGVTANAAPATPLPTIPPNSLSTATPSPTNKESIHQSNTEVAANTLPAIPLPSQSATASVPVPIQAKGRGQKTQSGRELPRRRGKKQVVMSPPVPDSSVGPEVKVNEQLENKLVSPSSGQGIPQSETVPTVAAVHPPTIISGSASSNSGNNNLGAGVVLNSQVPPPLPSVTTLAQTAPSYPSVQMQSKGQIGKSQIGAGTSRRRGKKQATMSSPVPVVLGLLGRDPTSNLPTSSGVVSGDKASELTNLQENNVQESKCIIQDQASQSNQDIKSLEGSDDLAKQAEILPSCKDSTVNSPGQDLEKVKNADDHGSSVKIKSSEMNPSQVEVCTNSGNENLLVTSLPIVEVIKDQYSDNKAHQTVVGSITSSLVVDTPTNSSTGSATTESISQSVDPVTAKIVPSTLSTAFPSTPGSEPNPSSYESVSGKRQGRKTQNRLEPPRRRGKRTTPVLPVTPVALIDPDPKLSHHAQISPVNSLVGIATSNVTQAQASEILLPGGVANDSKRKERTTNPAQNKQQKVASTRIDSAPVSSDKIATLGRIHNVNDVARVMKEVFSGTCLPKPKATVDASGSQSVEDKACSATETAGTACHTGSVAVHLHEKQSEVASDMPNPEENPSLESPATGALSLTPTMPGSGNKQQPGIASDEKIILENAALPIVSKSEADQTQHYIEHSTSKSEMEALDITPLNNDLKVDGSSEKPPTGCGSTELSTETPPHHIGSPVVSPDVERPLVNDHNLESQSDSIEKCSRSSPVDIDSQGGPTIPLAPEICSNNPESSQADICIQSHSSTNKALDITENISNKKLEDSEPSSSLACAGQAEILSDQPQVTSAEHDRNNNAPVNLSLDPASPSEPSSKALEPSMKQYSESASEKEDPVSPKAVQAQKHPDTLEPVDLRETSEVESFSESPSQERKDIGDSSSETIVTNIVGVSGIYSLGGGTTSETAVLPPSTLVKEKNKVSVPLEVSMEKAVANCSEVQEEAKVDKVESDDQMDSSTRGAYTSSSSPDELKDSKIERGDTVLPSLSQLKVVETIGVSSDDKLIAKSASQNDMEGSNTNQSSCSDRLQSSPVTEDCPVTVGQVDATQVSEPGDDPERLTSENMDVLPSCSLVKEDNVDVQDEQRALIPEDSSRDGTKELPSSVMEEDKVDVSSERDILSNPLAATKPEDNQMDDNNQLTATKPEDNQMDDNKESKPLEAEIGHQIEASTDISESSAAEIANASQVPISSAPEKEEDLSEKDIDGSTAKMQAAVGDGIESIDNSETSETKQKDQVEQEENAQKD, from the exons ATGGCAACTCCACAGAGTGTCGAGATGGAGGCTGCCAAGTTTCTGCATAAACTTATTCAAGATTCTAAAGATGAGCCAGCCAAGCTGGCTACTAAACTATACGTG ATACTACAACATATGAAATCGAGCGGGAAGGAAAATTCAATGCCATATCAAGTTATATCTAG GGCAATGGAGACTGTCATCAACCAACATGGTCTTGATATTGAAGCATTAAAGTCATCACGTCTTCCTTTGACCGGTGGTCCTCAGATAG GATCTTCTTCACAAGCAGTGGGTGGTGCAAATGACTCGAGAGCAGGCTTGGCTGAAAATGAGGCTCCCAAAATGGAACCCTTTGCTGCTGGTCGACCACCAATTGCCCCAACTGGCGGAGCTCCTGATTATTATCAAGGAACTGTAGCTCAGAGAAGTAAtcagtcatttgatcaaggaagtCCAACTAGTATGGATTCTAGGTCTGCTAACTCACAGTCACAAGACAGACAGGTGAATCAAAAGGATGGTAAGAAAGCTATCCCAAAAAGAAAGAGGGGAGATTCAACATCACCTGGGGAAATGCATGTTGACAGCTCTTCTCCAATAGAACCTCACAATGCTGGTGTTAAAACAAGGAAGGGGAAAATGACCAAGGCCGAACCATCAGATGGTATTCAAGCTAAAAGTGGTGAAGTGACAAACTTCCACGTGGCTCCAAATAATAGTCAAATGGATAATGTTCCGACTTTTTCTGGTAACATGAAAACAATGCTTAGGGCAAACCCAGAAGGTCATCTTTTATTAGCGAAACAAACCGATTTGACAAAGATTGGCAATCCAATGGCGCGGCCTCCAAATTCTAAGTATCCAGATGATGTGGAAGTTTCCTCTGCACATATTACTCCAGGGAAGCAGCAag GTGCTTATGCTAGGGTTCATGGAGGGATGGCGGTTCCTGCGAATGTATCTGCAATGAACGAACCGGTTATCTCAGGTTCAATGCAATATGGTGGTCCTCTTGATCGTGATGGGGGGAGTTCAACTACTTTATCTGATGGACATAAAATATCTCAG ACTGGCAGGCAAAATAGTGGCTCAGAAATGACTATGCTTAGACAAGGTGTTCACCCTAGAGATACAGGAAAGTCCCCAGTTCCCGCAGCAGCTGCACCATCTGCCATGCCTTTCAAAGAAAACCAGTTGAAACAGCTTCGAGCTCAGTGCCTTGTTTTTCTAGCATTTAG AAATGGTTTACCGCCAAAGAAACTACATCTTGACGTTGCATTTGGAACATTCTTTTCTAGAGAAG ATGGTTCTAATAAAGATCTGAATGAACCCAAAGGAAAATCACAGTCTTTTAATGAACCTGGTAACACACCAGGGGTCATAGTGCCGTTCGGAAGTTCAAGCAATCTGAGACAGACTGATAAGAATCCTTCAGGGTCCTCATCTGCTGGAAAGTTTCTAGAGGCTGAATCTTTGTCGAAGGGAACTGAGAGCCCAAGATTGTTAGAAGATAAAGGTAACCTTCATTCTGACACCCAGACACCTTCAGAAGACAGGAAATATCTAGCCGCAAAAAGAGATGTTGAAAGACGAAACCAAGAAAGAATGGCTGCACAATCTTCTTCAGCCACTCCATACCAGCAgaaagattcttcaaatacaaggGGTATTATTGTTGGTAACAGTCATTTGAATGATAGTGACAATGGTATCCCGATAGCTGGAAGGGCTAACCAACATTCCGCTCTAGGCCCAAATAACTGGGTTGGTTCAAATCCACATATCTCTCCTATTCAACATGAGTTGCctatagaaagaagagaaaacatTCCTAGTCAGTTTCAGAATGTTAGTAACAATTCTGGTGCATGGAATCACAATTCTATTAATCAATTGACTTCTTATCCTTTAAAAGAGCATTGGAAACCAGTTCCTGGGATTGACAGCAATTCCCATGGAGTAACCATGATGAAGGATGGAAATGTATTGGGCAAAAACATTTCTGCAG AGCAAGGAGGGAATGAGAGGTTAGTATCAGCTGATTTTCCATCTTCTAAAAGATTTACAATGTCGGAGAGATGGATTATGGATCGTCAGAAAAAGAGGCTTCTAGATGGCCAAAATTGGGTGCAAAAGCAGCAGAAAGCAAAGGAAAGAATGACTAAATGCTATCACAAGTTAAag GAAAATGTGAGCTCATGTGAAGATATTTCTGCCAAAACAAAAAGTGTCATAGAGTTGAAAAAACTTCAACTATTAGAGCTCCAACGCCGACTTCGGAG TGATTTTCTGAACGATTTTTCCAAACCAATTACAAATGAGATGGAACATTTGAAATCAATTAAGAAACATAGGCATGGTAGGAGAGTCAAACAACTTGAAAAGTATGAGCAGAAAATGAAGGAAGAGCGACAGAAACGGATTCGTGAGAGACAGAAGGAGTTTTTCAGTGAGATAGAAGTTCACAA GGAAAAACTTGATGATGTATTCAAAATCAAGAGAGAACGGTCAAAGGGTATCATTAAATATGTAAAGGAGTTCCATAAAAAAAAAGAACGTATTCATCGTGAGAGAATTGATCGAATTCAGCGGGAGAAGATTAATTTGCTAAAAATAAACGATGTCGAAGGTTATCTTCGAATGGTACAG GATGCAAAATCAGATCGTGTGAAGCAACTTCTTAAAGCAACTGAAAAGTACCTTCAAAAGCTTGGGTCCAAATTACAGGAAGCAAAGAATACTGCAGGACGTTTAGGGCTAGACGTTGATGAGGCAGGAAGTACCAATTTTCTTGAGAATAGTGAAACTACTTTGGTAGACGAGGATGAAAGTGATCAGGCAAAG CATTATATGGAAAGTAATGAGAAGTATTATAAGATGGCCCACAG TGTAAAGGAGAGCATAGCAGAGCAGCCATCTATTCTGCATGGTGGAAAATTAAGGGA ATATCAAATGAATGGTCTGAGGTGGTTGGTTTCACTATATAACAATCATTTGAATGGAATCCTTGCTGATGAAATGGGCCTGGGTAAAACAGTTCAG gtGATTTCTCTAATTTGCTACCTGATGGAAACCAAAAATGATAGAGGACCATTCCTTGTTGTTGTACCCTCTTCAGTTCTACCCGGTTGGGAGTCAGAGATAAACTTTTGGGCTCCTAGTATTCACAAAATTGTCTATGCTGGACCGCCGGATGAGAGACGTCGGTTATTCAA GGAAAGGATTATTCACCAGAAATtcaatgttcttttgacaacatatgaATATCTGATGAACAAGCATGATAGACCAAAGCTAAGCAAAGTACATTGGCACTATATAATAATTGATGAAGGCCACCGCATAAAGAACGCCTCTTGCAAGTTGAATGCCGACTTGAAGCACTACCAGAGCTCTCACAGATTGTTGTTAACTGGAACACCATTGCAG AACAATCTTGAAGAACTATGGGCACTTCTTAACTTCTTGTTGCCTAACATATTCAATTCATCAGAGGACTTCTCTCAATGGTTTAATAAGCCATTTGAGAGTACTGGAGATAACTCACCCGATGAA GCTTTACTGTCTGAGGAGGAGAATCTCTTGATCATAAATCGTCTGCACCAAGTTTTGAGACCATTTGTACTTCGGAGGCTTAAACACAAG GTTGAAAATCAGCTTCCTTCGAAGATTGAGAGACTTATAAGATGTGAGGCTTCTTCATATCAAAAGCTTTTGATGAAGAGAGTGGAAGATAATCTTGGTGCTATCGGCACTTTAAAG GCTCGGTCAGTACACAACTCTGTCATGGAGCTTCGAAATATATGCAATCATCCGTATCTCAGTCAGCTTCACACAGAGGAG GTAGATAACTATATACCTAAGCATTATCTGCCACCAATTATTAGACTCTGTGGGAAGCTTGAGATGTTGGACCGTTTATTACCGAAATTGAAGGCAACAGATCACCGG GTTCTTTTCTTTTCGACGATGACTAGGCTTCTGGATGTTATGGAAGAATACTTAACTTCTAAACAATATAGATACCTCCGGTTGGACGGGCATACATCAGGAGGTGATCGTGGTGCTCTAATTGACCTATTTAACAAACCCGATTCCCCATATTTTATCTTCTTACTCAG CATTCGAGCTGGTGGTGTTGGAGTGAATCTTCAAGCTGCTGACACAGTGATTTTATTTGACACTGATTGGAATCCCCAG GTTGATCTACAAGCCCAGGCAAGAGCTCATAGAATTGGTCAAAAGAGGGATGTTCTTGTTCTCCGCTTTGAAACA gttcaaactgttgaagaacaAGTTAGAGCTTCAGCTGAGCACAAACTTGGCGTCGCTAATCAGAGCATTACTGCTGGATTTTTTGATAATAATACAAG TGCTGAAGATCGAAGGGAATACTTGGAATCCCTTCTGCGTGAGTGTAAGAAAGAAGAAGATGCCCCTGTTTTGGATGATGATGCTCTAAATGATGTCTTAGCCCGCAG TGAATCAGAGTTAGACGTGTTTGAGTCTGTTGACAGAGACAGGAAGGAGCACGAGCTG GTTACATGGAAGAAATTGGTGCTTGAACATGCAACTGATGGCTCCGATGTTATTCCTCCCCTTCCTTCTCGACTTGTCACTGAAGAAGACTTGAAACAGTTCAATGAAGCAATGAAGATATATGATGACGTGCCTAAGGGTGAGGTAGATTCTAATGGAGTAAAACGAAAGAGAGGAGGCCTTGGGGGCCCTGATACTCAACACTATGGCAGGGGAAAACGAGCAAGAGAG GTACGTTCCTATGAAGAGCAATGGACAGAGGAGGAATTTGAGAAGATGTGTCAGACAGAAACATCAGATTCACCCAAAGTAAAAGAGGAAGAGATGAGCCATCAAACCAATGCTTCCAGCTCTGTTGTATCTGCTACTATCTCACAACCTTCTTCTACTGTTCCACAGCCTGCTGCTACTGTCCCACAACCTGCTGCTACTGTCCCACCACCTGCCGGTACTGTCACACAACCTGCTGCTTTGCCTCCACTGGCCCCGAAATTGCCATCTGTTGAGACTTTGCCGGTACATCATGTTAAAGAGATAGCACCACCAGCAAAACGTGGCCGTGGACGACCAAAAAGAAATGCTCCAGTTAAGTCACCAGCTGCATTAGTCTCTCCAGTAACTTCTGGAATTGTTGAAGTAGATATGCAGTTACAGAAGGGAAATAAGTCTGGACATTTAACATCTTCTGCTCCTGATTCTGTTGGTCATTCGGCTGAAGTTACAGGCGTGAGTAGACTTATGCCGCAGTCTACCACAGGAGTGACTGCTAACGCAGCTCCTGCCACTCCTTTGCCTACTATTCCACCCAATTCTCTGTCGACTGCAACTCCTTCGCCCACTAATAAAGAATCTATTCACCAGTCTAATACAGAAGTGGCTGCTAACACACTGCCTGCCATTCCTTTGCCTTCTCAGTCAGCTACTGCGTCTGTTCCTGTACCTATTCAAGCAAAAGGACGTGGGCAGAAAACTCAGAGCGGTCGTGAATTGCCTAGACGTAGAGGGAAGAAGCAGGTTGTGATGTCGCCTCCTGTGCCTGATAGTTCTGTTGGTCCTGAAGTCAAGGTCAATGAGCAATTAGAAAATAAATTAGTGAGTCCTTCTTCAGGTCAGGGTATTCCCCAGAGTGAAACTGTTCCTACCGTTGCTGCTGTACACCCTCCAACTATCATTTCAGGTTCCGCTTCTTCAAACAGTGGAAACAATAATTTGGGTGCTGGGGTTGTTTTGAATTCACAGGTACCGCCTCCTTTGCCCTCTGTTACTACTTTGGCTCAAACTGCTCCCAGTTATCCATCTGTACAGATGCAAAGTAAAGGGCAAATTGGAAAATCACAAATTGGAGCTGGAACTTCTCGGCGTAGGGGAAAGAAACAGGCAACAATGTCATCTCCTGTTCCAGTTGTTTTAGGTCTTCTGGGCAGGGATCCAACTTCTAATTTACCGACTTCATCTGGCGTTGTATCAGGCGATAAAGCCAGTGAATTAACAAACTTGCAGGAGAACAATGTTCAAGAATCAAAATGTATTATCCAAGATCAGGCATCTCAGAGTAATCAGGATATAAAATCATTGGAAGGATCAGATGATTTAGCCAAGCAGGCAGAGATCCTGCCTTCATGTAAAGATAGTACAGTCAATTCTCCAG GGCAAGATTTAGAGAAGGTTAAGAATGCTGATGATCACGGTTCTTCTGTGAAGATTAAATCTTCTGAAATGAACCCTTCTCAAGTTGAAGTTTGCACTAATTCAGGGAATGAAAATTTATTGGTCACATCATTGCCTATCGTCGAGGTTATAAAAGATCAATATTCAGATAATAAAGCTCATCAAACAGTTGTAGGTTCAATAACTTCCTCTTTGGTTGTCGATACTCCAACCAATTCCTCGACTGGTAGTGCAACTACAGAAAGCATTAGTCAATCTGTAGATCCTGTGACCGCCAAGATTGTTCCCAGTACGTTAAGCACTGCTTTTCCTTCAACACCAGGCTCTGAACCCAATCCAAGCTCATATGAATCTGTGTCGGGCAAAAGGCAAGGTCGTAAAACTCAAAACAGACTGGAGCCACCACGGCGTCGGGGAAAAAGAACAACTCCAGTTTTACCCGTTACTCCTGTTGCTCTTATTGACCCAGATCCAAAATTAAGTCATCATGCTCAGATTTCACCAGTGAATTCATTGGTGGGTATAGCCACTTCAAATGTTACTCAAGCTCAGGCATCTGAGATCCTTTTGCCCGGTGGAGTAGCTAATGATTCAAAGAGAAAAGAGAGAACCACCAATCCTGCCCAAAATAAGCAACAGAAAGTTGCATCAACAAGGATTGACAGTGCACCTGTATCCTCAGATAAGATTGCCACTTTAGGCCGAATACATAACGTCAATGATGTTGCAAGGGTAATGAAGGAAGTTTTCTCTGGAACTTGTTTGCCAAAGCCTAAAGCTACCGTGGATGCCTCTGGTAGCCAGAGCGTGGAGGATAAGGCATGCTCTGCTACTGAAACTGCTGGGACAGCGTGTCATACTGGTAGTGTTGCAGTACACCTTCATGAAAAACAATCAGAAGTGGCATCCGATATGCCGAATCCGGAAGAAAACCCAAGTTTAGAATCGCCAGCTACTGGAGCACTGAGCCTGACACCAACCATGCCAGGGAGTGGGAATAAACAACAACCTGGCATTGCGTCTGATGAAAAAATAATTCTTGAGAATGCGGCTTTGCCGATTGTCAGTAAGTCTGAAGCTGATCAGACACAACATTATATTGAACACTCAACTTCTAAGAGTGAAATGGAGGCTCTTGATATAACTCCTCTTAATAATGACCTAAAGGTTGATGGATCTTCTGAGAAACCTCCTACTGGTTGTGGCTCTACTGAGTTGAGTACAGAGACGCCTCCCCATCACATAGGTTCACCTGTGGTTTCTCCTGATGTTGAACGTCCTTTAGTGAATGATCATAATCTTGAAAGCCAATCTGATTCTATAGAGAAATGTTCAAGATCTTCTCCCGTTGATATTGATAGCCAAGGAGGCCCAACAATTCCTTTGGCACCTGAAATTTGTAGTAATAATCCCGAGTCTAGTCAGGCTGATATCTGCATTCAGAGTCATTCATCCACAAACAAAGCTCTTGATATTACAGAgaacatttcaaataaaaaattggaGGATTCTGAGCCATCTTCATCTCTTGCTTGTGCTGGTCAGGCTGAAATTTTGAGTGATCAACCACAGGTGACATCTGCTGAACATGATAGAAATAATAACGCGCCTGTGAATTTGAGCTTGGATCCTGCATCACCTTCTGAACCATCATCCAAAGCATTAGAACCTTCCATGAAACAGTATTCAGAGTCAGCTTCTGAAAAGGAAGATCCCGTAAGCCCCAAAGCTGTTCAAGCTCAGAAGCATCCAGATACATTAGAACCTGTTGATCTGCGTGAGACTTCGGAGGTTGAGAGCTTTTCAGAGTCACCCTCCCAGGAAAGAAAGGATATAGGTGATTCCTCAAGTGAAACTATTGTGACCAATATAGTGGGTGTTTCTGGGATTTATAGTCTCGGGGGAGGAACTACTTCTGAAACTGCAGTTCTGCCCCCATCAACCTTGGTAAAAGAGAAAAATAAGGTCTCAGTCCCTCTTGAGGTGTCAATGGAGAAGGCCGTGGCTAACTGCTCTGAAGTCCAGGAGGAAGCAAAAGTTGATAAAGTGGAAAGTGATGATCAAATGGATTCATCCACAAGGGGAGCATATACCAGTTCATCTTCACCGGATGAATTGAAAGATTCTAAAATTGAGCGGGGTGATACTGTGCTGCCTTCATTATCCCAATTGAAAGTGGTAGAAACTATTGGTGTATCATCTGATGATAAATTAATTGCGAAGTCTGCATCCCAGAATGACATGGAAGGATCTAATACCAATCAGAGTAGTTGTTCTGATAGGTTGCAATCTAGCCCAGTGACTGAAGATTGCCCAGTGACTGTCGGTCAAGTAGATGCTACTCAGGTTTCTGAACCCGGGGATGATCCAGAAAGGCTTACTTCTGAAAACATGGATGTGCTTCCTTCTTGCTCGCTGGTGAAGGAAGATAATGTTGATGTTCAAGATGAACAAAGAGCTTTGATTCCAGAGGATAGTTCTAGGGATGGTACCAAGGAATTACCTTCATCGGTGATGGAGGAAGATAAAGTTGATGTATCATCCGAAAGGGATATCCTCAGCAACCCACTTGCTGCTACAAAACCAGAAGATAATCAAATGGATGATAACAACCAACTTACTGCTACAAAACCAGAAGATAATCAAATGGATGATAACAAG GAATCAAAGCCTTTAGAAGCTGAGATTGGTCATCAAATTGAGGCATCTACGGACATTTCTGAAAGCAGTGCTGCTGAGATTGCAAATGCATCTCAAGTCCCAATTTCCTCGGCGCCTGAGAAAGAGGAAGACTTGTCTGAGAAAGATATAGATGGAAGCACAGCTAAAATGCAGGCTGCTGTAGGAGATGGAATTGAATCAATTGACAACTCTGAAACTAGCGAGACTAAACAGAAAGATCAAGTCGAGCAAGAAGAAAATGCACAGAAAGACTGA